A region of the Candidatus Acetothermia bacterium genome:
ATGGGCCGGCTGACCGAGCTCGTAAGCGAGGCGGCGCTGCCGGTGGAGGAGCTCATCGCCGGCCCGGGGCGGCCCACATACTTCGAGGCCTTGACCGCGGCCGCGTTCGGCCACTTCGCCGCGGAGCGGGTGGACCTGGCGGTGGTGGAGGTGGGCTTGGGCGGCCGCTACGATGCCACCAACTGCCTGGCCCGGCCGATCCTGTCCCTGCACACCAACGTTGATCAAGACCATAGCGAGTTTTTCGGTCCAGGCCTCGCCCGCGCGGCATGGGAGGATGCGGGCATCGCCCGGCTCGGGGTGCCGTTCCTGACCTCGGAGGACAAGGAAGACGTCCTGGCGGTGGTGGCCGCGGAGTGCCGCGCCGTCGGGGCGGCGCTGTGCGTGGTGGATCCGGAGGACGTCCAACCCGTAGAGCTGGGGTGGGAGAAGGCAGTGTGGCGTTCCCGGACCGACCCGTTCGATCTCGGGCCATTCGAGACCGGCCTCGTGGGCGCGTACCAGGCGCGGAACCTGGCCCTGACCCTGGGGGCGCTGGCCGAGCTCGCCGGGGGGATAGGGCTGTCCCGAGACGCGGTGCGGGAGGGGCTGGCCCAGGCCCGGTGGCCGGGTCGGTTCGAGGTGGTGCGGATGCGGCCGTGGGTGGTGCTGGACGGGGCCCACAACCCGTCCGGGGCCCGGGCCCTGGTGGCAGCCCTGGACCGACTGCCCCCGCCGCCGGGACGGTGGACCTTGGCGTTCGGGGCATTGCGGGGGAAGATGGTGCGGACCATGGCGGAGATCCTGTTCCCCCGGTTCGACGAGGTGGTGCTGGTCGCGTCCCGTACGGAGCGAGCGCTCCCGCCCGAGGCCCTGGCCCATCAAGCACGGCGCCTGGCGGCGCGGTGGCGGATCGGGGCCGGGGAGACGGTGGCCGAGCTCGTTCGTAAACTGGGAGAAGGGGATCTCCTGGTGGTGAGCGGGTCGCTTACGGTGGTGGGGGAGGCGCGGCGTGTCCTTGTCGGAGCTCCTTAGCGCGGTGCGGGCGCGACCACTCCCCCAGCACGTGGCGGTGATCATGGACGGGAACGGCCGCTGGGCCAAGGCCCGCGGGCTTTCCCGCACCGAAGGCCATCGGCAGGGGGCGTTGGTGGTGGAGCGGCTGACCCGGTTCGTGGGCGAGGAACGCCTGTTCCCCTACCTCACCGTGTTCGCCTTCTCCACCGAGAACTGGGGCCGGCCCAAGGAAGAACTGGAGTTCCTGTTTGCGCTCCTCGATGGTTTCATCCGCGACAAACTCGGCGAGCTCGCCGCACGCGGGGTGCGGTTGCGGGTGCTGGGCGCGGTGGACCGACTTCCGGCGTCGTTGCGCCGCACCCTCGCCGCCGCGGTGGAGGAGACCAAGGGCAACGACGTCCTCCACCTTTCGGTGGCCCTCAACTTCGGCGGACGGTGGGAGATCGTGGAGGGGGTGAAACGGGCGATGGCCATGGCCCGGGAGGGGAAGGCGACCGCCTTGTCCGAGGACGCGTTCCGCAAGCTCCTGCCCACGGCCGAGCTCCCCGATCCCGACCTCATCATCCGCTCCGGCGGGGAACAACGCCTGTCCAACTTCTTCCTGTGGGGAGCGGCCTATGCCGAGCTCTACTTCACCCCCACCCTATGGCCGGACTTCGACGAGGAGGTACTGCTCCGGGCGATCCACGACTTCCAAGGCCGCAAGCGGAACTTCGGCCGGGTGACCACGTGACTTCGCTCACGAAGCGCCTCGTCACCGCCACCGTGGCCATTCCGCTCGTGCTGGCCGTCTTCTGGGTTGCCGAGCGCTACCAAGCAGGATGGGCGGTGGCCCTGTTCCTCGCCGCAGTGGGCACGGTCGCCGGCTGGGAATACCTGGACCTGGTGGGCCGGCTGGGCATCCCCCTGCCGCGGGAGCTGTTCCTCCTGGCCGTTCCCGCGTTCTTGCTCCTTCTTCTCCCCTGGAACGGCCAGTACGCCCTTGTGCTGGCGTGGGGCGTGGTGTACCTGATCGTGATCTACAGCTTCTTCCGCCGCGGCCCCGAGGAGGGGTTCTTCGCGTCCCTGGCCGGGATCTTCGGGTTCCTGTACGTCCCGGTGACCTTGGGGTTCGTGTACCTCTTGTTCAAGGCAGGGTTCGCCTACGTGGTGCATTTCCTGCTCATCGTGTGGGGCTACGATTCCGGAGCCTACTTTGTGGGGAGCCAATTCGGCCGTCACCAGCTCCTCCCCCGCATTTCGCTCGCCAAGACCTGGGAAGGGACCGCTGGCGGGCTGCTCTTGGCCACCGTCGGCGCGGTGTTCCTCCCCGAGTTCTGGCAGGACCTTCCGCGTTGGCTCCCCCACATCGTGGCCCTCGGGGTGTGGGTGGGGAGCTTCGTCCAGCTCGGGGACCTGTTCGAGTCCCTGGTGAAGCGGGCGGCAGGGGTAAAGGACGCCGGGCACCTCTTCCCCGGCCACGGGGGGATGCTGGACCGCATCGATGGCCTCCTCGCCGCGGTCCCCGTATACTTTTTCTACATGCACTACATCGTGCGTCTGCTCTAGGCCCGGGCGAGCTTTTCCTCCACCGATTGGACCTTGGCCTGAAGCCGCCCCGGCGGGGCATCGCGGTCGTCGATGCGGATCGTGGTCAGGACGCGGCGGTTCCTCGCTCGCACCGCCTCGTGGCAGCGACGGACCACGGCCATGATTTCGTCCCATTCCCCTTCGAGCAGGGTGCCCATCGCCGTGAGCTGGTGGGAGAGGCCGCTCTCCCGCACGATCCTAAGGCACTGGGCCACCTCGGCGGACACCGACTCCCCTCTGCCCAAAGGGACGACCGAGAACTCGCACACGATCATCCCGTGCCCCGCACCTGGACCCCTGTGAACTTGGCCGGGGCCGTCCCGTGCCCGACCTGCATCACCTGGCCCGGCTCCCCTTTACCGCAGTTGGGTAGGCCCCACATGTGCCACTCCTGGGGGCCACAGATGGCCACGCACGACCGCCAGAACTCGGGGGTGATCCCGGTATAGAGGGCGTTCTTGAGCATCCGGGCCTTGCGCCCGCCCCGGATCTCCCAGGCGATCTCGGTGCCGAACTGAAAGTTGACCCGGCGGTCGTCGATGGACCACGACTTGTTCGTCTCCAAGTAGATCCCATGCTCGGTGCCCGCGATGAGCTCGTCCAGGGTCCCCCGGCCGGGGAGGAGGCTGATGTTGGTCATGCGGATGAGAGGGATCCTCGCCCAGCTCGACGCTCGGGCCGCCCCGCCGCTACGCTGGACGCCGATCTTGGGCGCCGTCTCCCGTGACGTGAGGTAGCCGACGAACATGCCGCCCCTCACCAAGTCGACCTTCTGGGCGGGCACGCCCTCGTCGTCGTAGCCGAACGTACCGAGGCCCCCGGGGACGGTGGCATCGGCGACGATGTTCACGATGTCTGACCCGTACCGGAAGTTCCCCCGCTTATCCAGGGTGAGGAAGCTCCCCCCGGCGTAGGAGAGCTCGGTGCCCAGCACCCGATCCAGCTCCGAGGGGTGCCCCAGGGACTCGTGCACCTGGAGGGCCATCTGGGAACCCCCGATGATGACGTCGAACACGCCCGTCGGGCAGACCGGGGCGGAGAGGAGGGCCACCGCCTCCTCGGCGATGCCTTGGGCGTGGCCGGGGAGGTCCATCGCCTCGATGAACTCGTAGCCGGCGTTGGCGAAGTCCCCCCCGAAGGAGTTAGGGTAGGAGCGGCGCTGGATCTCCCCCGCTCCTGCGGCGTAGGCCTCGATCCCGGCCCCACAGCTGGTGATCGTCTGCCGAATGAGGCTGCCCTCGGTGTTTCCGAATACCTTCTCGATGCGCCACGCGGCCATCGACCCCTTGGCCATGGCCACCCCGGGAACGGCGAGGATCCGCTCGGCGGCGGTGATGAGGAGGCCCAGCTTTTCCTCGAGGGGAACGGCCAAGGGATCGCGGACGCAAGGGGTGGCGAACGCGTCCCGGTGGGCGGGTTCCGGGGCGAGTTCGACCGGTTCCCGCTGCAGTTGAGCGGTGGCTCGGGCGATGGCCAGGGCGCTCGTGGCGGCGCGGCGGAGACCCGTTTTCGTGAGGTCACCGGTGGCGGCGAACCCCCACGCGCCTCGGTGGAGGACGCGGATTCCAATCCCTCGGGATTCCCGGCGCGACAGCATGTCCACCTCGCGGTTCCTCGTGTCGATGTTCTCCTCGATGCGCCGCTCCCCCCGCACCTCTCCGTAGTCCACCCCGAGGTCGGCCAAGACGTTCAGCCCAAACTGGACGAGCTCTTCCATACCGTCCCCCTTTCGAGAGCTAGTATAGCGGGCCCGCCGCTTCTCCTACCACCTTGGACGAGCATGCGCCGCGTCACGGCATGCCAAGCCGTCGAGTCCTTGGGGTAGACCGCACCGAGCTATGCCCCGCGTTGGCCTCCACGTCGGTCAACGGCGATCACGGCCGGCTTCATCGTGGCCCTCCTCGAGTTCCGCGAGCAGCTCCACCCCCCGGCGCAGATGGGGGATGACGATCGATCCGCCCACGACCAAGGCGATCGCCATGGCTTCGGTGATCTCCGCCGCTTTGGCTCCGGCCAACCGGGCTTGGACGAGGTGGTAGGTGACGCAGTCGTCGCACCGCAGGACGAGCGAGGCCACGAGGCCCATCAGTTCCTTCGTCTTGCGGGGAAGGGCCCCGTCCTCGTACGCATCCCCGTCCAGGGCGAAGAATCTTTTGATCGTCAGGTTCCCGTGCTTGAGTACAAGTTCGTTCAGCCGGGCTCGCTCGCTGAAAAACGCCTCCGCTTTGCCCATCGAATGGTCCTTTCTTCACCCTCCCCCTGCCCCTCCCATCAAGGGAGGGGGACCAGGAGGCTACAGGAGAGGGCTGGGATGAAGGGAATGCAGTCACGGCTTCGCCCGGGGCTCATCGAGGAGCCGCCGCTCTCCCTCGATCCGCTTCACC
Encoded here:
- a CDS encoding Mur ligase family protein, translated to MNGLPWSALAPEREVKPGLSRTRALLSRLGNPEERFPAVHVAGTNGKGSVVAFLDSVFRAAGLRVGMYTSPDLGDPTARIRVDGEKIPMGRLTELVSEAALPVEELIAGPGRPTYFEALTAAAFGHFAAERVDLAVVEVGLGGRYDATNCLARPILSLHTNVDQDHSEFFGPGLARAAWEDAGIARLGVPFLTSEDKEDVLAVVAAECRAVGAALCVVDPEDVQPVELGWEKAVWRSRTDPFDLGPFETGLVGAYQARNLALTLGALAELAGGIGLSRDAVREGLAQARWPGRFEVVRMRPWVVLDGAHNPSGARALVAALDRLPPPPGRWTLAFGALRGKMVRTMAEILFPRFDEVVLVASRTERALPPEALAHQARRLAARWRIGAGETVAELVRKLGEGDLLVVSGSLTVVGEARRVLVGAP
- the uppS gene encoding polyprenyl diphosphate synthase — translated: MSLSELLSAVRARPLPQHVAVIMDGNGRWAKARGLSRTEGHRQGALVVERLTRFVGEERLFPYLTVFAFSTENWGRPKEELEFLFALLDGFIRDKLGELAARGVRLRVLGAVDRLPASLRRTLAAAVEETKGNDVLHLSVALNFGGRWEIVEGVKRAMAMAREGKATALSEDAFRKLLPTAELPDPDLIIRSGGEQRLSNFFLWGAAYAELYFTPTLWPDFDEEVLLRAIHDFQGRKRNFGRVTT
- a CDS encoding phosphatidate cytidylyltransferase, which produces MTSLTKRLVTATVAIPLVLAVFWVAERYQAGWAVALFLAAVGTVAGWEYLDLVGRLGIPLPRELFLLAVPAFLLLLLPWNGQYALVLAWGVVYLIVIYSFFRRGPEEGFFASLAGIFGFLYVPVTLGFVYLLFKAGFAYVVHFLLIVWGYDSGAYFVGSQFGRHQLLPRISLAKTWEGTAGGLLLATVGAVFLPEFWQDLPRWLPHIVALGVWVGSFVQLGDLFESLVKRAAGVKDAGHLFPGHGGMLDRIDGLLAAVPVYFFYMHYIVRLL
- a CDS encoding MTH1187 family thiamine-binding protein: MIVCEFSVVPLGRGESVSAEVAQCLRIVRESGLSHQLTAMGTLLEGEWDEIMAVVRRCHEAVRARNRRVLTTIRIDDRDAPPGRLQAKVQSVEEKLARA
- a CDS encoding TldD/PmbA family protein; this translates as MEELVQFGLNVLADLGVDYGEVRGERRIEENIDTRNREVDMLSRRESRGIGIRVLHRGAWGFAATGDLTKTGLRRAATSALAIARATAQLQREPVELAPEPAHRDAFATPCVRDPLAVPLEEKLGLLITAAERILAVPGVAMAKGSMAAWRIEKVFGNTEGSLIRQTITSCGAGIEAYAAGAGEIQRRSYPNSFGGDFANAGYEFIEAMDLPGHAQGIAEEAVALLSAPVCPTGVFDVIIGGSQMALQVHESLGHPSELDRVLGTELSYAGGSFLTLDKRGNFRYGSDIVNIVADATVPGGLGTFGYDDEGVPAQKVDLVRGGMFVGYLTSRETAPKIGVQRSGGAARASSWARIPLIRMTNISLLPGRGTLDELIAGTEHGIYLETNKSWSIDDRRVNFQFGTEIAWEIRGGRKARMLKNALYTGITPEFWRSCVAICGPQEWHMWGLPNCGKGEPGQVMQVGHGTAPAKFTGVQVRGTG
- a CDS encoding carboxymuconolactone decarboxylase family protein, with the protein product MGKAEAFFSERARLNELVLKHGNLTIKRFFALDGDAYEDGALPRKTKELMGLVASLVLRCDDCVTYHLVQARLAGAKAAEITEAMAIALVVGGSIVIPHLRRGVELLAELEEGHDEAGRDRR